A single window of Zootoca vivipara chromosome 17, rZooViv1.1, whole genome shotgun sequence DNA harbors:
- the LOC118076033 gene encoding methanethiol oxidase-like isoform X1, producing the protein MYQTKGGVVPEQEEPNKGATEQCGCHGPGYATPLDAMRGPREKLIYVPCILTGTGTQQPDYLATVDVDPESPCYCQVIHRLPMPYVDDELHHTGWNACSSCFGDTSKKRNRLVLPSLGSSRIYIVDTGTDLRAPRMFKVIEPREVFEKCNLTFPHTSHCLGSGEVMISALADTLGNGKGGFILIDAETWEVKGTWERPGDEPPQGYDFWYQPRHNVMISTEWGVPKYFANGFNPEDLKKERYGRRLNVWDWTTHCLIQQIDVGEDSAPLEIRFLHNPNAAHGMVGCTLQSSIHHFFKTEDGDWAAEKVIQIPNKKVSGWYFPEMPGFVTDILISMDDRFLYLSNWLHGDLRQYDITNPFCPKLVGQVFVGGNIYKGGVVTVLEDYELDCQPDPFMIQGKRVYGGPQMIQLSLDGKRLYTTTSLYTPWDKQFYPQMVREGSVMLQIDVNTERGGLSVNPNFLVDFGKEPYGPARAHEMRYPGGDCTSDIWV; encoded by the exons GTCCACGAGAGAAGCTGATCTACGTGCCCTGCATCTTAACTGGGACCGGAACACAGCAGCCTGATTACCTTGCTACGGTGGATGTGGATCCGGAATCTCCCTGCTATTGCCAG GTGATCCATCGCCTTCCCATGCCGTATGTCGACGATGAGCTGCATCACACGGGGTGGAATGCCTGCAGCAGCTGCTTCGGGGACACCAGCAAGAAGCGTAACCGCCTGGTCCTCCCCAGCCTGGGGTCTTCCCGCATTTACATAGTGGATACAGGGACGGACCTGCGAGCCCCCAGGATGTTTAAA GTTATTGAGCCCAGGGAAGTCTTTGAGAAGTGCAACTTGACTTTCCCACACACATCCCACTGCCTGGGTAGCGGAGAGGTGATGATCAGCGCTTTGGCCGACACGCTTGGCAACGGGAAAG GTGGGTTCATCCTTATTGACGCGGAGACCTGGGAAGTGAAAGGGACCTGGGAGCGGCCGGGGGACGAGCCCCCACAAGGCTACGACTTCTGGTACCAGCCGAGGCACAATGTCATGATCAGCACCGAGTGGGGAGTGCCCAAGTACTTTGCGAACGGTTTCAACCCGGAGGATCTGAAGAAAG AGCGCTATGGGCGTCGCCTGAACGTCTGGGACTGGACGACCCACTGCCTCATCCAGCAGattgatgttggggaagattccGCCCCGCTGGAGATCCGTTTCCTACATAACCCCAACGCCGCGCACGGAATGGTGGGCTGCACACTGCAGAGTTCCATTCATCATTTCTTCAAGACAGAG GATGGGGACTGGGCAGCCGAAAAGGTGATCCAGATTCCAAACAAGAAGGTGTCAGGCTGGTACTTTCCCGAAATGCCAG GTTTCGTCACTGACATCCTCATTTCGATGGACGACCGGTTCCTGTACTTGAGCAACTGGCTGCATGGCGACCTCCGCCAGTACGACATCACCAACCCGTTCTGCCCTAAACTGGTTGGCCAG GTGTTTGTTGGTGGGAACATTTACAAAGGCGGCGTGGTGACCGTCTTGGAAGACTATGAGCTGGACTGCCAGCCTGACCCGTTTATGATCCAG GGAAAGAGGGTCTATGGGGGACCTCAAATGATTCAACTCAGCTTGGATGGTAAGAGGCTGTATACAACTACCTCTTTGTACACACCTTGGGACAAGCAGTTTTACCCTCAGATGGTCAG GGAAGGGTCAGTCATGCTGCAGATCGACGTGAACACCGAGCGCGGCGGCCTCAGTGTGAACCCGAACTTCCTGGTGGATTTCGGGAAGGAGCCCTACGGTCCCGCTCGCGCCCACGAGATGCGCTACCCCGGGGGAGATTGCACCTCGGACATCTGGGTCTAG
- the LOC118076033 gene encoding methanethiol oxidase-like isoform X2 — MSWPRLCDTSGCYERQIPKYGLSPPEGPREKLIYVPCILTGTGTQQPDYLATVDVDPESPCYCQVIHRLPMPYVDDELHHTGWNACSSCFGDTSKKRNRLVLPSLGSSRIYIVDTGTDLRAPRMFKVIEPREVFEKCNLTFPHTSHCLGSGEVMISALADTLGNGKGGFILIDAETWEVKGTWERPGDEPPQGYDFWYQPRHNVMISTEWGVPKYFANGFNPEDLKKERYGRRLNVWDWTTHCLIQQIDVGEDSAPLEIRFLHNPNAAHGMVGCTLQSSIHHFFKTEDGDWAAEKVIQIPNKKVSGWYFPEMPGFVTDILISMDDRFLYLSNWLHGDLRQYDITNPFCPKLVGQVFVGGNIYKGGVVTVLEDYELDCQPDPFMIQGKRVYGGPQMIQLSLDGKRLYTTTSLYTPWDKQFYPQMVREGSVMLQIDVNTERGGLSVNPNFLVDFGKEPYGPARAHEMRYPGGDCTSDIWV; from the exons ACAGATCCCTAAATATGGACTTTCCCCCCCTGAAGGTCCACGAGAGAAGCTGATCTACGTGCCCTGCATCTTAACTGGGACCGGAACACAGCAGCCTGATTACCTTGCTACGGTGGATGTGGATCCGGAATCTCCCTGCTATTGCCAG GTGATCCATCGCCTTCCCATGCCGTATGTCGACGATGAGCTGCATCACACGGGGTGGAATGCCTGCAGCAGCTGCTTCGGGGACACCAGCAAGAAGCGTAACCGCCTGGTCCTCCCCAGCCTGGGGTCTTCCCGCATTTACATAGTGGATACAGGGACGGACCTGCGAGCCCCCAGGATGTTTAAA GTTATTGAGCCCAGGGAAGTCTTTGAGAAGTGCAACTTGACTTTCCCACACACATCCCACTGCCTGGGTAGCGGAGAGGTGATGATCAGCGCTTTGGCCGACACGCTTGGCAACGGGAAAG GTGGGTTCATCCTTATTGACGCGGAGACCTGGGAAGTGAAAGGGACCTGGGAGCGGCCGGGGGACGAGCCCCCACAAGGCTACGACTTCTGGTACCAGCCGAGGCACAATGTCATGATCAGCACCGAGTGGGGAGTGCCCAAGTACTTTGCGAACGGTTTCAACCCGGAGGATCTGAAGAAAG AGCGCTATGGGCGTCGCCTGAACGTCTGGGACTGGACGACCCACTGCCTCATCCAGCAGattgatgttggggaagattccGCCCCGCTGGAGATCCGTTTCCTACATAACCCCAACGCCGCGCACGGAATGGTGGGCTGCACACTGCAGAGTTCCATTCATCATTTCTTCAAGACAGAG GATGGGGACTGGGCAGCCGAAAAGGTGATCCAGATTCCAAACAAGAAGGTGTCAGGCTGGTACTTTCCCGAAATGCCAG GTTTCGTCACTGACATCCTCATTTCGATGGACGACCGGTTCCTGTACTTGAGCAACTGGCTGCATGGCGACCTCCGCCAGTACGACATCACCAACCCGTTCTGCCCTAAACTGGTTGGCCAG GTGTTTGTTGGTGGGAACATTTACAAAGGCGGCGTGGTGACCGTCTTGGAAGACTATGAGCTGGACTGCCAGCCTGACCCGTTTATGATCCAG GGAAAGAGGGTCTATGGGGGACCTCAAATGATTCAACTCAGCTTGGATGGTAAGAGGCTGTATACAACTACCTCTTTGTACACACCTTGGGACAAGCAGTTTTACCCTCAGATGGTCAG GGAAGGGTCAGTCATGCTGCAGATCGACGTGAACACCGAGCGCGGCGGCCTCAGTGTGAACCCGAACTTCCTGGTGGATTTCGGGAAGGAGCCCTACGGTCCCGCTCGCGCCCACGAGATGCGCTACCCCGGGGGAGATTGCACCTCGGACATCTGGGTCTAG